One region of Elstera cyanobacteriorum genomic DNA includes:
- a CDS encoding carbohydrate kinase family protein — MTRGWLLSCGDALIDFMPTESKDGTRVMEPIVGGSCLNIAVAMARLGAPTGFVGALSTDMFGDMIAQHAEASGVDLRFCDRLPNQNTLAFIQLNPDNSASYAFYDEGSAARAWRFQPERFPWAEIAALHVGSTTLIDDPSSSETLALARAAKAAGVLVSLDPNCRPILVKDRNDFRARIATFAREATVIRMSDEDFEFLYGTANTDTIAEGFLAQGVELVVLTRGRHGATAWNKAAGGVHIPAPEIRIADTIGAGDTFLAALLVTLQDRGWLRSLDALLPSILGDCLRFAVQAAAITCSRPGANPPWRDEVA; from the coding sequence ATGACCAGAGGATGGCTTTTGAGCTGCGGCGACGCGCTGATCGATTTCATGCCGACCGAGAGTAAAGACGGCACGCGGGTGATGGAGCCCATCGTCGGTGGCTCCTGCCTCAATATCGCTGTGGCGATGGCCCGGTTGGGGGCGCCGACCGGCTTTGTCGGGGCGTTATCGACCGATATGTTCGGCGATATGATTGCCCAACATGCCGAAGCTTCGGGCGTCGATTTACGCTTCTGCGACCGGCTGCCGAACCAGAACACCCTGGCCTTCATTCAATTGAACCCCGATAATTCCGCAAGCTACGCCTTTTATGACGAAGGCAGCGCCGCACGCGCTTGGCGCTTCCAGCCGGAACGGTTTCCGTGGGCGGAGATTGCAGCCCTGCACGTTGGCTCCACAACGCTGATCGACGATCCCAGCAGCTCGGAAACCCTGGCCCTTGCACGCGCCGCAAAAGCCGCCGGGGTGCTGGTCTCGCTCGACCCCAACTGCCGCCCGATTTTGGTGAAGGATCGCAACGATTTCCGCGCCCGGATCGCCACCTTTGCCCGGGAAGCCACCGTGATCCGCATGTCCGACGAGGATTTCGAGTTTCTCTATGGGACCGCGAACACGGATACGATTGCCGAAGGATTTTTGGCACAGGGGGTCGAACTGGTTGTGCTGACGCGCGGGCGCCACGGGGCCACCGCCTGGAACAAAGCCGCCGGAGGGGTCCATATTCCCGCCCCCGAGATTAGGATCGCCGATACGATTGGCGCTGGGGATACCTTCTTGGCGGCCCTGCTGGTGACCCTGCAAGACCGGGGCTGGCTGCGCAGTCTCGATGCCCTGCTTCCCAGCATTCTTGGTGATTGCCTGCGGTTTGCGGTCCAAGCAGCAGCCATCACCTGCTCCCGTCCCGGGGCCAATCCACCGTGGCGGGATGAGGTCGCCTAA
- a CDS encoding FGGY-family carbohydrate kinase, whose translation MEKAFIGIDIGTGSARAGIFDPEGRLLASAKHPIRLWQDAGGVAEQSSDDIWMAVCTATRQALAASGLPAQQITGIGIDATCSLVVLDDRFQPVTVSASGEATRNIIVWMDHRATAEAKEINQSGARVLDYVGGSISPEMQSPKLLWLKRHLPESFAKAAHFFDLSDYLTARATGSLARSTCTVTCKWTYLAHEKRWDGDFFRAIGLPEFPAEDYTRIGTDILDPGTPLGRGLTAEAAADLGLVPGIAVGAALIDAHAGGVGTVGAIGPNGEAPDPLARVAYIMGTSACIMASTESPLFVKGIWGPYQSAMIPGLWLNEGGQSAAGAAIDYLLRLHPAFPDLETRAKADALAPLEWLEKAILARGPASDAVLATQNLHIVPDLLGNRSPFADPDARGVILGLDMEPGIDGLIRLYLAALCGLGYSTAQVIDAFRTAGQACTTLVMSGGASRSPLVRQIMADTTGCTVAYPTTAEPVLLGAAMLGALAAGRFANLPQAMAAMSRIGSLTQPAAGGLAAFHTQKRQIFTLMQTLDREARSMMAE comes from the coding sequence ATGGAAAAGGCGTTCATCGGCATCGACATCGGCACTGGCAGCGCCCGCGCCGGGATTTTCGATCCCGAGGGGCGTCTGCTGGCGAGCGCCAAACATCCCATCCGCCTGTGGCAAGACGCGGGCGGCGTGGCGGAGCAATCGTCGGACGATATTTGGATGGCCGTCTGCACCGCGACCCGGCAGGCGCTGGCGGCATCAGGCCTGCCCGCGCAGCAAATCACCGGGATCGGGATCGATGCTACCTGCTCGCTGGTTGTGCTCGATGATCGTTTTCAGCCGGTGACAGTCAGCGCCTCGGGCGAGGCCACGCGCAATATCATCGTTTGGATGGACCATCGCGCCACGGCGGAAGCCAAGGAAATCAACCAGTCTGGCGCGCGGGTGCTAGACTATGTTGGCGGCTCCATTTCCCCTGAAATGCAATCGCCGAAGCTGCTCTGGCTGAAACGCCATCTGCCGGAAAGTTTTGCCAAGGCCGCGCATTTCTTCGATCTCTCAGACTATCTGACCGCGCGGGCCACAGGGTCGCTGGCGCGGTCTACCTGCACCGTCACCTGCAAATGGACCTATCTGGCCCATGAAAAGCGTTGGGACGGCGATTTCTTCCGCGCCATCGGCCTGCCGGAGTTTCCGGCAGAAGACTATACCCGTATCGGCACCGATATTCTCGACCCCGGCACGCCACTGGGCAGGGGGTTGACCGCCGAGGCCGCTGCCGATTTGGGCTTGGTCCCCGGCATCGCCGTCGGCGCGGCACTGATTGATGCCCATGCGGGCGGCGTCGGTACTGTGGGGGCAATTGGGCCAAACGGTGAAGCGCCGGACCCGCTGGCGCGGGTGGCCTATATCATGGGAACCTCCGCCTGCATCATGGCGAGCACGGAAAGCCCTTTGTTCGTCAAAGGCATCTGGGGGCCGTACCAGTCGGCGATGATCCCCGGCCTCTGGCTCAATGAAGGCGGCCAATCGGCAGCGGGCGCGGCTATCGATTATCTTCTGCGCCTACACCCCGCGTTCCCGGACCTCGAAACCCGCGCTAAGGCCGATGCTCTCGCACCGCTGGAGTGGCTCGAAAAGGCCATTCTGGCGCGCGGCCCGGCGTCGGACGCGGTGCTGGCGACGCAAAATCTCCATATCGTCCCCGACCTGCTCGGTAACCGCTCCCCCTTCGCCGATCCCGACGCGCGTGGGGTGATCTTAGGGCTGGATATGGAACCGGGGATCGACGGGCTAATCCGGCTCTATCTCGCGGCGCTCTGCGGCCTCGGCTACAGCACCGCCCAGGTGATCGACGCCTTTCGCACGGCGGGCCAAGCCTGCACGACCCTGGTGATGAGCGGCGGCGCCAGCCGGTCCCCGCTGGTTCGGCAAATCATGGCCGATACCACCGGCTGCACAGTGGCCTATCCGACAACGGCGGAACCCGTGCTATTGGGGGCCGCGATGCTGGGCGCGCTCGCCGCAGGACGCTTTGCCAATCTGCCGCAAGCGATGGCAGCAATGTCGCGCATCGGTAGCTTAACCCAGCCTGCGGCGGGGGGCCTCGCGGCGTTCCATACCCAAAAGCGGCAGATCTTTACCCTTATGCAGACCCTGGACCGCGAAGCGCGGTCGATGATGGCGGAGTAA
- a CDS encoding SDR family NAD(P)-dependent oxidoreductase, with protein MYLNKFKLTNRVALVTGGGRAIGLGSVEALAEAGAKVIIADFDAAVAADGQAQMKAKGYDVDTVIMDVTDSAQVSRVADETVAKYGKIDILVNNAGIARSETPAETVADEHWLNVLDVNLNGTFWCCRAFGKHMLAAKSGTIVNIGSMSGFIVNKPQEQSYYNASKAAVHHLTKSLAAEWGARGVRVNAVAPTYIATPLNEFVKSKPEMYKAWLDGTPMARLGEIDEIASVVLFLASDAASLMTGSVVVVDGGYTCW; from the coding sequence ATGTACCTGAATAAATTCAAGCTCACCAACCGCGTCGCCCTGGTTACCGGCGGCGGGCGCGCCATCGGCCTCGGGTCAGTCGAAGCGCTGGCCGAAGCGGGCGCGAAGGTCATCATTGCCGATTTCGATGCGGCCGTTGCCGCCGACGGCCAGGCCCAGATGAAGGCCAAGGGCTATGACGTCGATACCGTGATTATGGACGTGACCGACAGCGCCCAAGTCAGCCGCGTTGCCGACGAAACCGTCGCCAAATACGGCAAGATCGATATTCTGGTGAATAATGCCGGGATCGCCCGCAGCGAAACCCCCGCCGAAACCGTAGCCGACGAGCATTGGTTGAACGTCCTCGACGTCAATCTCAACGGCACCTTCTGGTGCTGCCGCGCTTTCGGGAAGCATATGCTGGCCGCTAAAAGCGGCACCATCGTCAACATCGGCTCCATGTCCGGCTTTATCGTCAATAAACCGCAGGAGCAGAGCTATTACAACGCCTCGAAAGCCGCCGTGCATCACCTGACCAAATCGCTCGCCGCCGAATGGGGCGCGCGCGGCGTGCGGGTGAATGCCGTCGCCCCGACCTATATCGCGACGCCGCTGAATGAATTCGTGAAGTCGAAGCCGGAGATGTATAAAGCATGGCTGGACGGCACCCCGATGGCCCGCCTGGGCGAGATCGACGAAATCGCCTCTGTCGTGCTGTTCCTCGCTTCCGATGCCGCAAGTCTGATGACCGGCAGCGTCGTGGTGGTGGATGGCGGGTACACCTGCTGGTAA
- a CDS encoding L-iditol 2-dehydrogenase gives MKLQGKVAVITGGARGIGLAIGARYVAEGATVFLADRDVEEAVKAAAALGPQAQGIALDVTDAASIEAMVKAVITQVGGIDILVNNAAVFDMGPVLEVTEKSIDFLFAVNVKGLFLCLQAVARQMVAQGRGGKIINMASQAGRRGEALVSIYCATKAAVISLTQSAGLDLIKHRINVNGIAPGVVDTPMWDEVDALFARYENRPLGEKKRLVGEAVPYGRMGSPEDHTGAAVFLASADADYVVAQTLNVDGGNWMS, from the coding sequence ATGAAACTTCAAGGGAAGGTCGCCGTCATTACCGGCGGCGCGCGCGGCATCGGCCTTGCCATCGGCGCGCGCTATGTGGCGGAAGGCGCCACCGTTTTTCTGGCGGATCGGGATGTGGAGGAGGCCGTAAAAGCCGCCGCCGCCCTCGGCCCGCAGGCTCAGGGCATCGCCCTTGACGTGACCGATGCGGCCTCCATCGAGGCGATGGTCAAGGCCGTGATCACGCAGGTGGGCGGCATTGATATTCTGGTGAACAACGCCGCCGTCTTCGACATGGGGCCGGTGCTGGAGGTGACGGAGAAAAGCATCGACTTTCTCTTCGCCGTCAACGTGAAGGGCCTGTTCCTTTGCCTGCAAGCCGTGGCGCGGCAGATGGTGGCGCAGGGGCGCGGCGGCAAGATCATCAATATGGCCTCCCAAGCCGGGCGGCGCGGCGAGGCGTTGGTCTCGATCTATTGTGCCACCAAGGCCGCCGTCATCAGCCTCACCCAATCCGCCGGGCTCGATCTGATCAAGCACCGCATCAATGTGAACGGCATCGCGCCGGGCGTTGTCGATACCCCCATGTGGGACGAGGTTGATGCTCTCTTCGCCCGCTATGAAAACCGGCCCCTGGGCGAAAAGAAGCGCCTGGTCGGGGAAGCCGTCCCCTATGGCCGCATGGGCAGCCCGGAGGATCACACCGGCGCCGCCGTCTTCTTAGCCTCCGCCGACGCCGATTATGTCGTCGCCCAAACCCTCAACGTCGACGGCGGCAATTGGATGAGCTGA
- a CDS encoding ABC transporter ATP-binding protein gives MGAIQLKGVKKSFGAVDVIPGVDLSINDGEFVVFVGPSGCGKSTLLRLIAGLEDVSGGAILIDGQDVAPLPPAKRGLSMVFQSYALYPHMSVRNNIAFGLKMAGMPKAEIDKKVDAAAAILNLTPYLDRKPGALSGGQRQRVAIGRAIVRQPKAFLFDEPLSNLDAALRVQMRQEITRLQRQLATTAIYVTHDQVEAMTMADKIVVLNAGRVEQTGSPLDLYDHPANLFVAGFIASPKMNFITGAEAEREGAATLGIRPEHLNPTRDGAGWRGTVVAAEHLGSDTFLYTDVPGIGAMTARVQGEVGLKVGDSVALAPDPARLHRFNAAGKAI, from the coding sequence ATGGGCGCGATCCAGCTTAAAGGTGTCAAAAAATCTTTCGGGGCCGTTGATGTCATCCCCGGCGTCGATCTCTCGATCAACGATGGCGAGTTCGTCGTCTTTGTCGGCCCCTCTGGCTGCGGTAAATCCACCCTGCTGCGGCTGATTGCCGGGCTGGAGGATGTCAGCGGCGGTGCCATTCTGATTGATGGACAGGATGTTGCCCCGCTGCCGCCCGCCAAGCGCGGCCTGTCGATGGTCTTCCAGTCCTACGCGCTCTATCCGCACATGAGCGTGCGCAATAATATCGCGTTCGGGCTGAAGATGGCCGGGATGCCGAAGGCAGAGATCGACAAGAAGGTCGATGCCGCCGCCGCGATCTTGAACCTCACCCCCTATCTCGACCGCAAACCCGGCGCGCTGTCGGGCGGGCAGCGGCAACGGGTGGCCATCGGTCGCGCGATTGTGCGCCAGCCGAAAGCCTTTCTGTTCGACGAGCCTTTGTCGAACCTCGACGCCGCTTTGCGCGTGCAGATGCGGCAGGAAATTACCCGGCTGCAACGGCAGCTCGCCACCACCGCCATTTATGTCACCCACGATCAGGTGGAGGCCATGACAATGGCCGATAAGATCGTAGTGCTGAATGCCGGACGGGTGGAGCAGACCGGCTCGCCGCTCGACCTCTACGACCACCCGGCAAACCTCTTCGTCGCCGGGTTTATCGCCTCCCCCAAGATGAATTTCATCACCGGGGCAGAAGCGGAACGCGAAGGGGCGGCCACCCTCGGCATCCGGCCCGAACATCTCAACCCCACCCGTGACGGGGCGGGCTGGCGCGGCACCGTGGTCGCAGCAGAGCATCTGGGCAGCGATACCTTCCTCTATACCGACGTCCCCGGCATCGGCGCGATGACGGCGCGGGTCCAGGGCGAAGTTGGCCTTAAGGTCGGCGATAGCGTCGCCCTGGCCCCGGACCCCGCCCGCCTGCATCGTTTCAACGCCGCCGGAAAGGCGATCTGA
- a CDS encoding carbohydrate ABC transporter permease: MARATPLPRRLINTAAAWAVGLLMFLPVLWMVLTSFKTELEAFAMPPSFLFFDWTLENYLTVQERSDYLHHAWNSIFLSFGATIFGLLLAIPAAWAMAFAPNKRTKDLLLWMLSTKMMPAVGALVPIYLIFRDTGLLDNRWGLLVVLGMGNLPIVVWMLYTYFKEIPKDILEAARMDGTNLGQEILFVLLPMAVPGIASTVLLNVILAWNEAFWTLNLTTKSAAPLTMFIAAYSSPEGLFWAKLSAASTLAIAPILIVGWFSQRQLVRGLTFGAVK; encoded by the coding sequence ATGGCCCGTGCCACCCCCCTGCCCCGCCGCCTGATCAATACCGCCGCCGCCTGGGCCGTTGGGCTGCTGATGTTCCTGCCCGTGCTGTGGATGGTGCTAACCAGCTTCAAGACCGAGCTTGAAGCCTTCGCCATGCCGCCGAGCTTCCTTTTCTTTGATTGGACGCTGGAAAATTACCTGACCGTGCAGGAGCGCAGCGACTATCTGCACCACGCCTGGAATTCGATTTTCCTCAGCTTCGGCGCCACCATCTTCGGCTTGCTGCTGGCGATCCCCGCCGCCTGGGCGATGGCCTTCGCGCCGAACAAGCGCACCAAAGACCTGCTGCTGTGGATGCTCTCCACCAAAATGATGCCCGCCGTCGGCGCGCTGGTGCCGATCTATCTGATCTTCCGCGATACCGGCTTGCTGGATAACCGCTGGGGGCTGCTGGTCGTCCTCGGTATGGGCAATCTACCGATCGTGGTGTGGATGCTCTACACCTACTTCAAAGAAATCCCCAAGGACATCCTGGAAGCGGCGCGGATGGATGGCACCAATTTGGGCCAGGAAATCCTGTTCGTACTGTTGCCGATGGCCGTGCCGGGCATCGCCTCCACCGTGCTGCTGAACGTCATCCTGGCGTGGAACGAAGCGTTTTGGACGCTGAACTTAACGACCAAATCCGCCGCGCCGCTGACCATGTTCATCGCGGCCTATTCCAGCCCGGAAGGGTTGTTCTGGGCGAAGCTCTCCGCCGCCTCCACCCTCGCCATCGCCCCCATTCTCATCGTCGGCTGGTTCAGCCAGCGCCAGCTTGTGCGCGGTTTGACCTTCGGCGCGGTGAAATAA
- a CDS encoding carbohydrate ABC transporter permease — protein sequence MATRHNSIAARLALSPSVVLLFLWMIVPLGLTLYFSTLRYNLLSPGTEGFIGFENYAYFLTDPDFLTALKNTLVLVGGVLAISIVFGIGIALLIDQPMFGQGLVRIMVITPFFVMPTVSALVWKNLLMHPVSGLFAWVAGLFGLQPIDWFGQMPLFSVILIVAWQWLPFAALILLTALQSLDGEQKEAAEMDGAGPFSYFFYIVLPHLARPITVVIMIETIFLLSVFAEIFVTTGGGPGVATTNIAFLVYAQALIQFDVGGASSGAIIAVILANIVAFFLVRLVGKNLEA from the coding sequence ATGGCCACCCGCCATAATAGCATCGCCGCCCGGCTCGCCCTGTCGCCCTCGGTCGTCCTGCTGTTTTTGTGGATGATCGTGCCGCTGGGGCTAACGCTGTATTTCTCCACCCTGCGCTATAATCTTCTATCGCCGGGCACCGAAGGCTTCATCGGCTTTGAAAATTACGCCTATTTCCTGACCGATCCCGATTTTCTGACCGCACTTAAGAATACCCTGGTGCTGGTTGGCGGGGTCTTGGCGATTTCCATCGTCTTCGGTATCGGCATTGCCTTGTTGATCGATCAGCCGATGTTCGGCCAGGGCCTCGTGCGCATCATGGTCATCACGCCGTTTTTCGTGATGCCGACAGTCAGCGCGCTGGTGTGGAAAAACCTGCTGATGCACCCGGTTTCCGGCCTATTTGCCTGGGTCGCGGGCCTGTTCGGCCTTCAGCCGATCGATTGGTTCGGCCAGATGCCGCTGTTTTCGGTCATTCTGATCGTCGCTTGGCAGTGGTTGCCCTTTGCCGCGCTGATCCTGCTGACTGCTTTGCAATCCCTGGATGGGGAACAGAAGGAAGCGGCCGAAATGGACGGGGCCGGGCCGTTTTCCTATTTCTTTTATATCGTCCTGCCGCATCTCGCCCGGCCGATCACCGTGGTGATCATGATCGAGACGATTTTCCTGCTGTCAGTCTTCGCGGAAATTTTCGTGACAACCGGCGGCGGCCCCGGTGTGGCGACGACCAATATCGCCTTTCTGGTCTATGCCCAGGCGCTTATTCAATTCGATGTCGGCGGCGCCTCCTCGGGCGCGATCATCGCCGTCATCCTCGCGAATATCGTCGCCTTCTTCCTCGTCCGCCTCGTCGGCAAGAATTTGGAGGCGTGA
- a CDS encoding ABC transporter substrate-binding protein — protein MTLGALLGAVSLLALPAAAQTKLTIATVNNGDMIRMQGMTADFTAKNPGITVEWVTLEENVLRQRVTTDISTKGGQFDILTIGTYEVPIWAKQGWLVPLDKLGADYDVDDLLPAIRSGISEGGKLYAAPFYGESSFVMYRTDLFQKAGLTMPKEPTWDFIAEAAKKVSDPASQTYGICLRGKAGWGENMAFLTAMANSMGARWFDEKWKPEFDGPEWKKTLSTYAQIMKESGPPGASSNGFNENLALFNAGKCGMWIDATVAASFVTNPKESTVADKVGFAIAPNAGLGKNAGWLWAWNLAVPAGSKKTDAAQKFIAWATSKDYTKLVAAKEGWANVPPGTRKSLYANPDYQKAAPFAELTLSAINAADPIKSTVKPKPYVGVQFAAIPEFQGIATRVGQAFSGVIAGATSVDDALKSAQSLTERDMKRAGYIK, from the coding sequence ATGACCCTCGGTGCTCTGTTGGGCGCCGTCTCTCTGCTCGCGCTGCCTGCCGCCGCCCAAACCAAGCTGACCATCGCCACCGTGAACAACGGCGACATGATCCGCATGCAGGGCATGACGGCCGATTTCACCGCCAAGAACCCCGGTATCACCGTTGAGTGGGTGACCTTGGAAGAAAACGTGCTGCGCCAGCGCGTGACCACCGACATTTCGACCAAAGGCGGCCAGTTCGATATTCTCACCATCGGCACCTACGAAGTGCCGATTTGGGCCAAGCAAGGCTGGCTGGTGCCGCTCGATAAGCTCGGCGCCGACTATGACGTCGATGATCTGTTGCCCGCCATCCGGTCGGGGATTTCCGAAGGCGGCAAGCTCTACGCGGCGCCTTTCTACGGCGAAAGCTCCTTCGTTATGTACCGCACGGATCTGTTCCAGAAGGCGGGCCTGACCATGCCGAAGGAACCGACCTGGGATTTCATCGCCGAGGCCGCGAAGAAGGTCAGCGATCCCGCCAGCCAAACCTATGGCATCTGCCTGCGCGGCAAAGCAGGCTGGGGCGAGAATATGGCCTTCCTGACCGCGATGGCCAATTCGATGGGCGCGCGCTGGTTCGATGAAAAATGGAAGCCGGAATTCGACGGGCCGGAGTGGAAGAAGACCCTGTCCACCTATGCCCAGATCATGAAGGAGTCCGGCCCGCCCGGTGCCTCCTCCAACGGCTTTAACGAAAACCTCGCCCTCTTCAATGCCGGGAAATGCGGCATGTGGATCGATGCCACCGTCGCCGCCTCCTTCGTGACCAATCCGAAGGAAAGCACGGTCGCCGATAAGGTTGGCTTCGCCATCGCCCCGAATGCGGGCCTGGGTAAGAACGCTGGCTGGCTGTGGGCGTGGAATCTGGCGGTTCCCGCCGGTTCCAAGAAGACCGACGCCGCGCAGAAGTTCATCGCCTGGGCGACCAGCAAGGACTATACGAAGCTCGTAGCCGCCAAGGAAGGTTGGGCGAATGTACCGCCGGGCACGCGCAAGTCGCTCTATGCCAATCCCGACTATCAGAAGGCCGCGCCCTTCGCCGAACTGACCCTATCGGCGATCAACGCCGCCGATCCGATCAAGAGCACGGTGAAGCCGAAGCCCTATGTGGGCGTGCAGTTCGCCGCGATCCCGGAATTCCAGGGCATCGCCACCCGCGTCGGTCAGGCTTTCTCCGGCGTCATCGCGGGCGCAACGTCGGTAGACGATGCGCTGAAGTCGGCGCAATCGCTGACCGAACGCGACATGAAGCGGGCCGGTTACATTAAGTAA
- a CDS encoding sugar-binding transcriptional regulator produces the protein MASSDTDKSRLDDAARAGWLYFIAGNTQDEIAKKLNVSRPTAQRLVSLAVSERLITFRLDHPIAACLELAARLTARYGLLYCDVVPTDPDSTSSTLGIAQSTAAFIEQKLRSEKPIILAVGTGRALRAAVEQLPRLTCPLHDVVSLIGNISRDGTASFYDVLSRLADLTQARHYPMPLPIFATSPEERELLLGLDAVKKVRSLANRADVTLVGVGQIDGQAQLHVDGFITREELMDMIRMGAVGEVAGWAFNADGQILDGGTNRTLMSVPHQVPAQRLIVGVAQGSAKIEAIRAALKGRILSGLITNEATAQALLG, from the coding sequence ATGGCCAGCAGCGACACCGACAAGTCGCGCCTCGATGACGCCGCCCGCGCGGGCTGGCTCTATTTCATCGCGGGCAATACTCAGGACGAGATTGCAAAAAAGCTAAACGTCTCGCGCCCCACGGCGCAGCGGCTCGTCTCCTTGGCCGTCTCCGAACGGCTGATCACCTTCCGGCTCGACCATCCCATCGCAGCCTGCCTCGAGTTGGCGGCGCGGCTGACGGCGCGCTATGGGCTACTCTATTGCGACGTGGTGCCGACGGACCCGGACTCGACCAGCAGCACCCTCGGCATCGCCCAATCGACCGCCGCCTTCATCGAACAGAAGCTACGGTCGGAAAAGCCGATCATTCTGGCGGTCGGTACCGGCCGCGCCCTGCGCGCCGCCGTTGAACAATTGCCGCGCCTCACCTGCCCGCTGCACGATGTCGTTTCGCTGATCGGCAATATCTCCCGCGACGGCACCGCCAGTTTTTATGATGTGCTGAGCCGCCTCGCCGATCTCACCCAAGCCCGGCACTACCCAATGCCATTGCCGATCTTCGCCACCTCGCCGGAGGAGCGGGAGTTGCTGCTCGGCCTGGATGCGGTCAAGAAAGTGCGCAGCCTCGCCAACCGCGCCGATGTCACCCTGGTCGGCGTCGGCCAGATCGATGGGCAGGCACAATTGCATGTGGATGGCTTCATCACCCGCGAAGAATTGATGGATATGATCCGCATGGGCGCGGTCGGCGAGGTGGCCGGTTGGGCCTTCAATGCGGACGGTCAGATTCTCGACGGCGGCACCAACCGCACGCTGATGAGCGTGCCGCACCAAGTGCCCGCGCAACGGCTGATCGTCGGCGTCGCGCAGGGCAGTGCAAAAATTGAGGCGATTCGCGCCGCCCTCAAGGGGCGGATTCTAAGCGGCCTGATCACCAACGAAGCCACGGCCCAAGCGCTTCTGGGGTAA
- a CDS encoding HAD family hydrolase translates to MAFDLVIFDCDGVLVDSEVISCASLADQLTAAGLPTSHEEVMARFLGRSTAAIAEDFRARTGSELPEEFLPRFRLDVAERMRRELLPIPDIQGVLEGLRTLGLPFCVASSSERPRLDLALTLTGLIDFFDARIFNAAMVARGKPAPDLFLHAAETLGADPARCLVIEDSPAGVLAGKAAGMTVWGFTGGSHQRAGSAETLVKAGADRLFNRMQEFDVPEFTRNHGQQRHRQVAPR, encoded by the coding sequence GTGGCGTTCGATCTGGTGATTTTCGACTGCGACGGGGTCTTGGTCGATAGCGAAGTGATTAGCTGCGCCAGCTTGGCCGATCAACTGACCGCCGCCGGTCTACCCACCAGCCACGAGGAGGTGATGGCCCGCTTCCTCGGGCGCAGTACCGCCGCGATTGCCGAGGATTTCCGCGCCCGCACCGGGAGCGAGTTACCGGAGGAGTTTCTGCCGCGCTTTCGACTCGATGTCGCCGAGCGCATGCGACGCGAGCTTCTACCGATCCCCGATATTCAAGGGGTTCTGGAGGGGTTGCGCACCCTCGGCCTGCCGTTTTGCGTCGCCTCCTCCTCCGAGCGGCCCCGGCTCGACCTTGCGCTCACGCTCACCGGCCTAATCGACTTCTTCGATGCACGGATTTTCAATGCGGCGATGGTGGCGCGCGGCAAACCGGCGCCCGATCTCTTTCTGCACGCCGCCGAAACCCTGGGGGCCGATCCCGCCCGCTGCCTAGTGATCGAGGATAGCCCCGCCGGGGTTCTGGCCGGAAAAGCCGCCGGAATGACCGTCTGGGGCTTTACCGGCGGCAGCCATCAACGCGCCGGGTCGGCGGAAACACTGGTAAAGGCCGGGGCGGATCGCCTATTCAATAGGATGCAAGAGTTCGACGTGCCGGAGTTTACCCGCAATCATGGCCAGCAGCGACACCGACAAGTCGCGCCTCGATGA